The Cyclopterus lumpus isolate fCycLum1 chromosome 18, fCycLum1.pri, whole genome shotgun sequence nucleotide sequence GAGCACCGTGGTGAACCGGGACAAGAGGCTGAGCAACGGACacggaggtacacacacacacacacacacacacacacacacacacacacacactctctcataaGCTGTATAATGATCCTTGCTCCCTCTCAGAGTGGGAGGAGCGAGGTAAAGGGAGAGGCCGGGGGAAGAACCTCGCagcttcttcatcctcctcctcgcccaTTTCCCCGGCCGCGCCCCCGAGCGCCACCGGGCGCGTGCAGAAGCAGCACTCGTGGCCCCCGCAGGCCACCGTAGAGGAGGGAGCAGCCAAATCCGTCAGGTGAGTGTGTTTGAATACTTCTAGCAGGTAGGAGGCGGAGTATGAAAACAtcctgctgtcaatcacctggtagttttattttattttatatattaaactGGTGTCAGTGTTGCTTCTTTTACACTTAATACTTCTTACTCTATTTTTCATAtatgttaatttttttatttcttgtgtTATCTTTTGAATTTCCTTTGGGAATCAAAAGATTCAAATCTTATGTATTTTATCTAATTTTATATTAGTTTCTTATTTTATATCATctcttattttatattctatattttattttgtcttgcaTCTTATTTGATCTCatctctttttatattttatcaaatttaattacatttttatatttgatcaacatttattttatcagcttttatttaatattttatcttatctttttaATATCTTTCATATCACATTCaccttattttatattttatctcatttaatatttgtttttcattttattttatcttatgttttatcttttttattttatcagcttttttatttttatatgttttaaaaaaaatatttttaatttgatataaaattaaaataaaaaaatattttttatgttttatcttttatttcatatgtcttcttatttaataattgttctcctttactttatttaatatttctgaTCTTCTATATTATTTGttcttatttaatattatatatttccttcCTGTGAGCGTTTTGAAGCGTGTGATTGGTCCTCCCCGTTCCTCCAGGAAGTCTCTGAGCTCCGTGGATCCGCCCTTCGGCCTGACGGACAAGCAGCGCTCGGCCAAAGAGGACCAGAACCTGAAGGAGATCCATCTCTGGGACGAGAACAGCTTCCCCGCCCTCGGCGTGAGTCCCTAAACCTCATTTAACCGACTTTCTCTGTGTCCTTGAATCTCTCACAGTAATAACCAGAAGGAACTACTAGCAGAATAACACGGTTATAGTGacttaaatcattaaaaagtgacttaaatcaataaaaaggggaaaacaaaAGCCGGATTTCtgtgatatttattttacaaaaattgGAAAACAATATAATCTATATATCCAACATTTCACCAAGTATTACGTACAATGTGGTGAAAATAAATGGAGGCTCTGCATgttataaatatttaactatttaCAGCAGTCTGATTTGTTGACGTCATGACGTCAACGATTCACCGAagagctcagaatttaatgtttttaaccaAATCCGTTTAAAGCAAAcggtttattttaaatgagaacgggaagtaaaaaaaaaagaccattaaAAGCTTGGTTTCGCCAGTTGAGGATTCTGACGGaatgatgcgttcaaggaccGTGGGAAAGATGAAGATCTGACTGACTACGGCGGTTTTAAGTATTAACATTGTTTATCTGTTCCTCAGACTCGGGGAGGGATGCAGactgatggagggaggaggaaaggaggagagaagagaaccAAGACGGTGAGTTGCTGCtgtcattattaattaattaattaataagtgactcaaaatgtgtttcaaagAAACTAACGTACGATCAAATGGATATTAGAGGTTCATATATTTAATTCATGGAAGTGAacgtttcatatttatttttacagaaaAGTCCAGTTGACGACGTCGGCGCTTCGTCTCCGGGAGAAAGACCCAaatcctccaccccccctcctcctgagAGCACTCCTGCCCCCCCTagctcctccctccctgcccttagctcctccctccctgctgcTCCGTCTGCAAACTCCGACTCTAATAATTCAGCTCAGACGAACGCACAgggttctcctcctcctcttcctccctcggCCACTCTCTTCCTCACCCCTGCTCTCGCTCCTGCTTCCTCCCCCCCGACTCCCCCCgcaatctcctcctcctcctcctcctcacttcctcccaagtcgtcctcctcccctcctgcgTCCTCGTCACTGCCCCCTCCCACTTTCATCGCCCCCATTGCTCCGTCTCCCACCGCCGCTCAGGGCTTCCTcccccactcctccctccccccccactcccccagtcccacctccttcttctcctcctctgtaaTCCACCAGGCTGCTCTGGTCCGtgaggctccgcccccttcAGCCCCAAGTGAggaatcgtgtgtgtgtgtgtgttttgatgtaaTCTGGATACTTTTACTGATTTAGTTTACTTCGTCTCTTCAGGTTCTTTGAACGTTGGAACTTCTCTGAGTTCATCTCAGTCCTCCTCGATGCCGATGAACCAGATCTCTGTGGCCCAGACCCGGACCCGGGCCTTGCTAACCCAAGGGGAGGTCCAGATGCAGGGCGTCACCCACCAGCACCAACCCCAGTCCCACCCGGAAGTGGCCTCCctgccacacacccagacccagCCGTCCCTCCCTCAGGTCCAGGTCTCCCACCCCCAGGTCCAGGTCTCCCACCCCCAGgtcccccacccccatccccaGTCTCAGGTCCAGGTCCCCCACCCCCAGGTCCAGGTCTCTCACCCCCAGTCTCAGGTCCAGGTCCCCCAGCCCCAGTCTCAGGTCCAGGTCTCCCACCCCCAGTCTCAGGTCCAGGTCTCCCACCCCCAGTCTCAGGTCCAGGTCTCCCACCCCCAGTCTCAGGTCCAGGTCCCCCACTTCCAGCCCCAGCCTCAGGTCCAGGTCCCCCACTTCCAGTCCCAGCCTCAGGTCCAGGTCCCCCACTTCCAGCCCCAGTCTCAGGTCCAGTACTTCTCCCAGGCTTCAGGTCCCCAtcctcctcacccctcccaAGTgccccatccctccctctccctccaacCCCCCATCCCCCAGAATCCAACGGAGGCAACCCTCGCTCCGCCTCACCCCGAGTCCACGGTCCATGGCCCCTcccaccctcaccccccccagcccgccccgccccccccccaccagtcCATCCTGGGGGCGGTTCCCCTGCAGCAGCTGTCCCAGCTGTTCCAGGACCCCCTGTACCCCGGGTTCCCCCAGGGGGAGCTGGGCGAGGTGGCGGCGacccccctcttctcctccagctcatcGGGGGACGACCTGCCGCAAGGTGATCAATACCAATATTGATCAGCTCGTTATTCacaggttttcttttctttgtctgaccagcaggatatttatttattaatttagaagaaggaaaaaagttACTTATTTCGACGTAATAATTTAGACGTTtagcttattgttttttttttaaagagcaacaGAAATAATAGATTtaagaatattattatttattaaaaaaatatacacacacacacacacacacacacacatatatatatatatatatatatatatatatacacacatatacatatatatatgtatgtatgtgtgtatatatatatattatatatatatatatgtatgtgtgtgtgtatatgtgtatatatatatatatatatatatatatgtgtgtgtatgtatatatatatgtgtatatatatatatatatatatatatatatatatatatatatatgtatgtgtgtgtgtatttatatatatatatatatatatatatatatacacacacacatacatatatatatatataatatatatatacacacatacatacatatatatatgtatatgtgtgtatatatatatatatatatgtgtgtgtatatatatatatatatatatatatatatatatatatgtgtatgtatgaatatatattttatctcCTTTTGTAAATGCAacgtattatttattattattattgaatgtcACAGTTTGTGATTCATGTTTTTCTGCAGATCTCAACATCTTAAAGTTTTTCTTCAACTTGGGCATCAAGGTAAGAAAAATACTAAAACACCTTTTGCTCtgtttattattctattctttgacatttaaaatgacaaatatgaaaaataacttCCTTTTTCCTCATGAAGTTTAAtcattaatttaatataataaaacaaacactcaaaataaaacagctaTTTGATATAAAACAAGCATGAAAGGGATAAATATTTATTGTCTATATGACGCAACAgctagcgtagcttagcataatgactGTAAGCGGGGGGGACTGTTAGCCTAACGATGTGTCCAGGCCTCATATACACATCACCATATTTAAATAGATATTTAATAATAACCACATGGTTTGTGTACTTTGAATGAGTTGCATgacaaataaagtattttattaaatttaaaataattagttattaattaaattgtgtgttgctgtttatGAACTtagtctctctccccccccctcaggcCTACGCCATGCCCATGTGCCCCCCCTACATatacctcctccccctccagcaGGCCCACGCCATGCACCCCCAGCACCCCTCccgctccccctcccccacccctcactaccaccaccccccctccaGGCAGCAGGAGGCGTACCCCCACCCCCAGTACCCGCCGCAGTACGAGcaacaagccccgccccctgagCCCCCCCATCCCGGCGACCCCCAATTCGGCCAGGCCGGGTACCCCTTCACCCAGCCGCCCCCCCACAGGatgtcctccccctccttgtCCTGGCAACAGAACCAGATGCCCCCTCCCAGAAACGCCGGCTACCAGGTGGGGTACCCGACCACCGGTTCCCCGTACCGGGCGTCCCCCCCCTTGTCTCAGGGCTACCACCCAGGTCAAGGCCACCCCATGTACCCCCAGTACCCCCCCGAAGAGCTCCAGGGGAGTCAAGGGCCTCCGGAGAAGCGCCAGCCCACCAACGGGGACCCGATGCCCGGCCGGGGGCTTCTGGAGGGCCCCGCCTCTGCTAACGTGGCTAATGCTAACAACAGAACAGCGGTTCCtggttttggtttgtttttatcgCACGAGTCCAAAATAGACTGATCGCACAAAGGAATTCTGGGTAATGAAGTCTTTCCCTTGTTTCCTTCAGCCCTGAAGAAAGAGCCGGGAGACGGTTTGACCAGAGCGGTGCTGCTGGTGGACCCGCCCTTCAACAACAGGCCCATCGTAGGACGCCTCAGTACTGTAGTAACAtgtgtagtagtactgtagtaacatgtgtagtacctgt carries:
- the otud4 gene encoding OTU domain-containing protein 4; this encodes MDGGASAKSSEEKGAERLMDDYLKTMGLHRKRIAKDGSCLFRAVAEQVLHCQSLHTKVRAKCVEFLQENRGSYEAFIEGDFEDYLFKLQDPQQWVGEVEINALSVIYKRDFLIFQEPGKPAVHITDNDFKDKVRLCFLNGNHYDSVYPVSFIRGAALCQSILYELLYDGVFQAERSSLGSCHRPSRPADVLSDDGMNACISSDDSDLEAGEPWVENVTNTTRQSNQRGRGRGRLLPERVRRSLNPTLFRNVEYDVWQKSKRAQQKLDYCIAAGMQFTVGDRCQVRLDAGGRSFSATIKEVSPNNGPVTVYLEELGTRKQVPLWSLRPPNNENSWSTVVNRDKRLSNGHGEWEERGKGRGRGKNLAASSSSSSPISPAAPPSATGRVQKQHSWPPQATVEEGAAKSVRKSLSSVDPPFGLTDKQRSAKEDQNLKEIHLWDENSFPALGTRGGMQTDGGRRKGGEKRTKTKSPVDDVGASSPGERPKSSTPPPPESTPAPPSSSLPALSSSLPAAPSANSDSNNSAQTNAQGSPPPLPPSATLFLTPALAPASSPPTPPAISSSSSSSLPPKSSSSPPASSSLPPPTFIAPIAPSPTAAQGFLPHSSLPPHSPSPTSFFSSSVIHQAALVREAPPPSAPSSLNVGTSLSSSQSSSMPMNQISVAQTRTRALLTQGEVQMQGVTHQHQPQSHPEVASLPHTQTQPSLPQVQVSHPQVQVSHPQSQVQVSHPQSQVQVSHPQSQVQVSHPQSQVQVPHFQPQPQVQVPHFQSQPQVQVPHFQPQSQVQYFSQASGPHPPHPSQVPHPSLSLQPPIPQNPTEATLAPPHPESTVHGPSHPHPPQPAPPPPHQSILGAVPLQQLSQLFQDPLYPGFPQGELGEVAATPLFSSSSSGDDLPQDLNILKFFFNLGIKAYAMPMCPPYIYLLPLQQAHAMHPQHPSRSPSPTPHYHHPPSRQQEAYPHPQYPPQYEQQAPPPEPPHPGDPQFGQAGYPFTQPPPHRMSSPSLSWQQNQMPPPRNAGYQVGYPTTGSPYRASPPLSQGYHPGQGHPMYPQYPPEELQGSQGPPEKRQPTNGDPMPGRGLLEGPASANVANANNRTAVPGFALKKEPGDGLTRAVLLVDPPFNNRPIMKLVSKPDVGDVSMATRSSPGSPLPGDSRPSRGYRRSYVQLGAPEPGRGGYTESLSVGCSTEDDWGAGLKPTSLNPRGARRNPRGPRGRGGPRRRHGGDPGADLNYIQFNPSHRGRGRERGY